taccccctATTTTAACATATAACATAGTTTGactatttgttttattcacacatcgtggtcaatataatggaactttatatgcgactgtcatataagtgagcgGTTGAGCTATCTATAAAATCCTGTTAAACTCAACATGTTCTTCATAAGAAAATtactgtaccaagttaggaatatgacagttgttatccatgtgtttgatgtgtttgatttttgtttttaattttgccatttgattagtgactttctgttttgaattttactcggatttcggtagttttgttattttacttaaattaaaatacaagccCATGAGAACTAAAAATCTTTCACGTATGCTGGAATATAAATTTAATCGTGTCTTGTATTTCGGTCAGCTGTGATGCTGGTAAACGGTAAAAAGGAAAAAAGAGTTGTTAATTGTGTATAAGGTTACTACAGGAAAGTTGTGATAATATgggcgtcaccgatgagtcttatgtagacgaaacgaccgtttggcgtactaaattataatcctggtacttttgataactgtgTACATTTTTAACACAATGAACATCATAAGCAACAAATAACAGTTTTGCAATagtcttaaatatttttcaagTCTTTAAAATATTGAAGCTTTTAATGACTTTCACATATTGATACAGAAGAATAACTTCTTGCCGAGGTTGGTTATTTATTCAGATCAAACTAGGAATTGATTAAGGTTGATCTGGGATAAAAGTGTTTCCATAGACAATTTATTAATTGATCAACATGTAATCAGACACGAATGGAATGACGAAAAATAAGACATTCAGCTAATGAATTAACAATGGACCGCATTTAGCCGAAGATTGACGGAAGATGAATTGAAATCAAGTTTCTTTCAGACAAACAGCGCTAAAGCTGCCATAAGGTTAGTCAAAGgatttatttaaatgataaaatcttaAAACTCACCAAGCATTATATGCTTTTTCTAAAAGTCGAGAACGAAAAAATGACGAAAGGAATTATATAAcgtgtttttttattcattataaattgaAATGCATGATGCAATGAATATGAAACTGTTGAAAGATGTTTGTAATGCATGTCCATTCGTGGCTCATCTGCATTTTGAGGAAGTAGGATTTACTAACTGCCAATGTCTAAACAGCATGACATAGAATTTCTTTCCTTGGTGAAGATAAAACTAAGACATACACACATAAATATCTACTCTGTCCAACACACATATAAATATCTACGCTGTCCAACACACATATAAATATCTACTCTGTCCAACACACATACAAATATCTACTCTGTCAATTTCACAGAAGCGTTATTGTTACAAAGATGTTTCAATTttagtttagtatggcgttcattatcactgaactagtatatattggtttaggggccagctgaaggaagcctccgggtgcgggaatttctcgttgcattgaagacctgttggtgaccttctgctgttgtctgccctatggtcgggttgttgtctctatggcacattcccaatttccattctcaattttattgattgatgtaAATAGAGTTTTAAAGTCAAACGGCAAGTTAAAAAAACCGGGCAATGTACTCAGACGTCTTTTTAAGAGTTCCTGCTTGTTATACATtttcaaaagttaattttgtttaGGAATAAatcatatacataaaaaaaatgttaaagaagGCAATGTCTTCTAAATTCTGtactttttctattatttttctgATTCAGtcttacatttttttctcaaatgtttGTATTGTAAACTGATGAAAATGACCAGGTTTACGGTAGTTAGAAacttgcctgtaccaagtcaggaatatgagagtcatttacattcgtttgatatgtttgagcatttgattttgcactttgataagggactttcctatttgaacttttcctgtctttttatttttgttcaattttctttattttctagtGATCTTAAAAATTTCATATAGACTACAAGCAGTAAATATCAGGCATCACTCAATATCTATTTAAGCAAAACATAACATAACTTTACTACTAATTAAACTACTTTTGTTGCCTATCTTAATTTTAAAACCAATATATAACCTGTTCATATTAACCTTTATTAATGAATATGATGAAGAATGACTCGATATGTCATAAGTTTAACAGTCAACCGATTAACCTATACGATATGTCAGCATCACAACTCATTGGCGCCATTTTTGTCGCGGTTTCCCCCTTTTTGGTGTTCATTTGATAccatctattttgttttttttacatggagttttttttatcatcttaaagAATTTAATAAATTTTGCAAATCGTTAAACAACTTTTGCCTCTTATTTATTCACGCAACACTTTATATGAAATTTGCCCTGTACAATTCTCGAAGGACAGAAAACACCCTATATGTTCGAATGACATTTTATGTGCAATATTAATACTACGAGTGGACAATAAAGGTCAAACAGCATTTTTATACATATGGATGTACTGATCAAATCGTGTAACCAGGTTTTggtctttgacaaatcaataATTGAACTCATgaccttttaaatttatttcaattatgcTTTTAttgtattaagattttttttccacCACTGATTGAGAATGGAGAGATTTGAATATAATCAGGGATTTATTATAAAGCGTTGACGTTTGATAATCGCTTAAAACATCTATGTCTAGTTTGCTCTTTTCTGTTTAATTAAGGTTGTTGCCTCTTGTCACATGCATTATCTTGTTTGACTTTGAAAAACATTAAACTACTATTATAGTAGAAAAAAATCGAAAAGCTCAAATATTAAGGGAGGTTGTATTATATTATCTATGATATATGAgctctattttttttctttgatttcagAGTTGATGAAATTAAACAGTTAAATGAATGAAGCAATACAAATATTAAGTTAAATTAAAGCTAATGTCATTTTTACTTCCTGTTATTAATTAATACCATAACAGTTGGTGTTAGCTTTCAAGTTTGTGTCCATATATTCtagatcatggaagtattatatattGGTAGGAACTCCAACAAAAAATGATCAAATTCCAATCCCCACTAATTGCCTAAGAAATAAAACGAAATTCGACTCAGATTGTCAGATTGTAAAGTACACGATAGCATCTTGTGGGGTGGGTATCTTTAAAGTCGCATTCGCTTATTCGTCTTATATCTACCTCCTACTGTAAATAAAGACGAATCACGCCTCCGGAAGCTGATATTTTTccagctgcattgaagacccattggtggacttcggctgtaatctgctctttggtctggttgttttctctttaaaacattccgcatttccattctcaattttacggaAACTCCAATGATTATTTTTGAATCACCACGTGAATTTAAAAGGCTTAAGCTAAACAGGTATTGAACAttgatcaatattaaaaaaatcacgaaTGAAAATAAGTTGCATTTAGAAGGAAGACGAgataaatattatttgtattatatgtTTCAATCATTGCAACTTCCACACAAGGTAAATGTtcgattataaaaataatatgtagCTGAAGTAGAGTGTTTGTGGATAATAATGATTGGCGACGGTGCAAGATAACTTAGATTTTATTCAAAAGTTGTCAATTTTTATCGCTCTGAGTTCTTCATTGgcctttatataaataagacgaCAACTTTTTCGTTTTCCTCTTAATTTCTTATTGCGACGGCACGATCAAAAACGACAATGCCTGATGACAATACATACAAAAAAAAGGATTAAGTTTGTCTGCACATCGTCTAATATTATTACTTTTAACATGAAGGTTTTGTTAAATAACTctttatttcaaaacatgaaaCCCTCGCGgtttaaaatgcaaacataataCATTGTATACACAAGTGACAAGAAACATAATACATGATAAGTGTTATATAAACTTAAATAATAGTTGAATATAATGAACATGATTGTAAAATTGTTAGTAATTATCTACTTTTCGAAGAAATTTATCTAACGTGgtaataacaataaacaaataacagcTGATTTAAGGCTAATATCAGAATTATTTGACAAGTTTTTAAAACAACTTCAAACTATGAATTCATTCATATGTTTAACCTTTtgagattttatttatttcttaattaatcaAAATAATGGGAAAGATGTGTTAGGACCACAACAGTGTGATagttttgtttgttcttttgattttatcacaGAATTCAAATTTAGAATTAAAGTTTTTGTGTAAATGCTTCACGGTGCTGAAACAACTTGCAAATTGTGTTTTAAAGCAACAAATGACGAGACAATTTCATTTGATATTAAATTAACACTAAATAGAAGTATATACTTATCTGTCAATGTTCAAAACTACTTTAATTTTTGGATGAAAAAATCGCTGGGTTTTGCTTTTCTTCCTTATTTTTATTACCTCATTAAAACCCGTAAAGAATTGCGATATAGTCACATGCTTGTTAAATGTCATTTCCATGATACTTATGTTAACATCCGGAAATTTTGGCACACCCCATAATAACGATCAATGACGAAGttcctaatagttatcaaaagtaccaggattataattagtacgccagacgcgcgtttcgtctacataagactcatcagtgacgctcatatcaaaatatttataaagccaaataagtacgaagttgaagagcattgagggtccaaaattcccaaaagttgtgccaaatacggctaaggtaatccattcctgggataagaaaatccttagtttttcaataagttcaagttttgtaaacaggaaatttataaaaaatgaccacataattgatattcatgtcaacaccgaagtgctgactactgggctggtgataccctcggggacgaaacgtccaccagcagtggcatcgacccagtggtgtaaatagttatcaaaagtaccaggattataatttagtacgccagacgcgcgtttcgtctacatatgactcatcagtgacgctcatatcaaaatatttataaagccaaataagtacgaagttgaagagcattgagggtcctaACATCGTTGATAGAACCCATGCATTACCATGAAATTCCGAGATAATTATAAGATAGGAACTTAACGATTTTTGCATCATTACTCAATCGGTTTGTTGGTGTTCCTATCAGTTTAAACCTTCCATGCTTTAAAATTAAAACCAGTTTTTCAAGTTGGAAAGCAAAGCAATTACAataagaaaatcaataaaaaaatcagtataaaaaagaacaatttaCTAGTTACTAGTAATGACTTAGAAGTTTTTTACTACCTTTGTACTTGCACATTTTCCTGTTGACAGAGGCTGCTATTTTGATATGTATGTTTTGGCTAAAATTTGTATATCTGATTAccaaaaaaattcatgaaaatgatATTGACTTCGTTCTCTTGTACTAAAAATACCCTTTTAAATCAAAACAAGTAAGTGTATACTTCCTAAATAAACCAACACACCCAGACAAAGTCTAAATTCCATTGCTAAATAATCTCGTTGGCTCGTTTTTGTTGGCTTGTTATCACAtgctttgtttgtttttgaaaaaaaaattattttgaaaagcCAAATTGTCCACAGGAAAACATTTCTGATTCACGGCATTGCATTGATAATTCATATTTTACCTGTCaattactgttaattcagaagtaattgcgaggtttttattattgcgaaaaaatgCGATAATTAAATcatgcatttttaaatattttatatatggatttttctaaaaattgtaaaaattaaaatcgcattgtagtctaaaatggcaaaattgcatttataaatgcacgcaatattttctgaatttaaagtataCCATATTTTACATGCAGACATCGCACTGCAACTTAACATCAATGGTTTTCATCGTGGTCGGAAGCTGCACTCCATCGCTTAATATTTTGTTCACACTACTTGTTTGGGAAATTTGCTAGACTGCATACAATCTCTGAATCGTCTGCTTTGCTTAAAGGGTTGGCACGACGTCGTCTTACACCAATCTGTAACAGGGTTAAATGGTGATCTAAGGGATTATGTATCAAAAGCTTGACTAAACGGCTCTTTGTTAATGAAACTGTTTGATACCGTTGACCACAGAATCGACGACTACACTTAATGACAATGACAGGTGGAGTAATTGACTGAGTTAGGTGCCTGGAATCCTGTGCACGATTACACATGAGACTTTAGaaaaaagaggggtgaaagataccagagggacagtcaaactcatggatCGAAAATTACTGACGACGCAATggttaaaaacgaaaaaaaaaaccagacaaataatagaaaataactCAATCATTCAGAATGCATGGACTGTGTTTAGCGTAAAGTCCCGAGTTCAATTTAATACATCagaaaatcataaacaaatagttattgaaaattatattgatgCGAATAAACAGAATATAACATAGGTATTTTATTAAGTGATATTGTTCGCAGACAAAGATTGCAATTTGTTTTCAACTTAaagaataaatgtaaaataacaatcCGGTTACTACGGGCACAAGTTGGGCACAAGTTAAATGGTCACTGATAAGAAACGGattaattgatgtgtttcccaaACTTTATGCTTGGTCATATAATCATatcataaacacaaaaaaaataggACAATTTAACCAAGATGAGAAAACAAGTGAATGGTTACTTTCACAAATTCCTCGCCTGTGTGATTgactaattgattgattgattgttggttgcttaacgtccagtggcaaatatttcatgcatattcaggacgagaacaagttcacaataaatacaataggtaggttgatacaatagaggccatctgggatgatggtcggggaaatttggactgccactggaaaatgagggtatattggatagggacagaaattttgccttgcaacaggccacctacggacccctcaaagagttgttgcaagggttcttaacgtacaaagagcatggcactctctttacacgaggcatcggatttaacgtcccccttctgaccggacgtgactgcgaacttgatacatcccacaCAGTTAaccggacgccccacttcggcaagcgttttactgccggtcgggagaagaccaagtgaccatatttctataccccagtcaccctttggGGTTGACTAATTGATGGATGACGTCAATTAAGCAGCACTTGCGTTTCATATGATATTTTCCTTGATACGTGGGTTGCTTCCCACAAgtaacgagttggttgacctttacaAAATATCTACTTTACATATTACGACAGATGTTTTCCCATCATCGTTACCTCAATCTAACCCTCCGTTTCCTCTGATGTGACATATCAAATCAGGCGATAACAGGACAGCAAGAAGGGTGCCATATGTAGAGCTGAATATGCTTTCCCTTCCAATTCACATTATATGAAACCTGTTTTTTTGGTGAGGTTTGTGTTGACCATTTGTTGGTTTTTTagtttgtgttttgtaaacagttggTTTCAACATTGATTTActtataaggtctttgcatcgaaaataaacacatttattctaaaaccaattATACGTCTGATACTGGTagtgttcttctcatatattttatgatggtatgatactaaacccttgACAGGCGGAATTGTGctttatattcatataatgaagacataatcttttaatcagttaaaTTTAGGTCTGGAGCTTGCATGCCAGTAACTGCTAGGTGTCATTTGTTAAAATGAGTATATTGTCAATTTgttaagtttcttttgttacttagTCTGATATTTGGCTTGAACTTCTTTTCACTTAGTTTGAAtgtgcatattgctgtgtgtttgttttttcctGCATAGGCTATAGCTATAGGGACAGGGTTCAGATCTcaaaaagcatgtttaaccccgttgCATTTTAGCACCTCTTACAAGTCAGGAGTTTCTGACTTTTGTATGTCTTGTATgtcttgtttgattttttgatttttgtttctttttttaattttggagttaaaatgacgtccattatcactgaactagtgcacatttttgttcaGGTGCCAGCTGAAGCAAGCCTCAGAATGCAGGATGTTCTCGCTTTATTTAAGACACATTACtggtcttcggctgttttctgctcattggtcgggttgttgtctttttgacacatttctaATGTgcactagttcagtaataatggacgtcatactaaactccaaaatatacaaataaactcaaattaaaaatcatacaagacttacaaagtcTAGAGGCaactgacttgggataggcgcaaaaatgcggctgtgttaaacatgtttttttgtcatctcatccctccccctatacctccaATTTAGaaagaacaaacaacaacaatacgcacagtaaaacacAGTTTAACAGAAGGCCAAATCTGATGTCAGAATAagtaacccgtatcatgccaacagctgatttatttccaatgcaaagaccctatgaatGAATCAATATTATCTCCTTATGATGTTTTCTGAATCATGCTTTCGATGGTTACTAGACCTTGCCAGTCAGGAAATTCTTTTATCTCTTTTATGGTTCACGATTAGGTAATACAGGCTATTAATTGACAAAACTTGAGGAAATACAGATGTTTATGTAATATTGTTTTAGCGCCAATGATGTGTCTGTTTGGCGatcaaaattataagcctgatattGTTGATGATTTTTTTACGTAATGTTTGTAGTTCTTATCAAGCTACAAGCTTTTTATATGTATCTATAATAACCTTTACCAGATAGACAGAGAACACATGCATGTTtagcaaacaaaaatgttaaatacaTTATGTACTTGCTAAAAAATACCATATAAAGTTGTGCTATAATTGCAAAAACATGTCtttctgtattggtatagttttcgAATCTCATTTGCGTATTTaaggcaaaagaaaaaaaatgttactaaatatttcatgaataaaaaagtaaaatcatttcttaaaacactagaaaaaaatcattctgattAGTAAAGTGGTATTGTCATAAGTGCATTAAATTGAGCCGTGGTATGACATATATCAAATTTCACCacaaaatgttatcacacactttAACCCGAGTTATAGtgtttaaaattataacacactcttgactgctgtacccctattttcgacatttttatctattgtgtcgggttgttttgttcacacatcgttgtcaaaataatgaaattttatgcaactgtcttACACGTGAGAGGCTTAGCatgctataaaacaaggtttaatccaccattttctacataagaaaatgactgtaccaagttaggattatgacagttgttatccattcgtttgatgtgtatgaacGTTTGATttaacggactttccgttttgaatttttatcggagttcgatattttaaaaatttaacttttcagtatactagtatatacattttatatatatttgaaacacAGATTTATGTTTACAGTAATTTTAATCTTATGGTACTTTTGGCTTGTTTTGTCTATTTCAACACTCTTTAAACatgaactgtaaacagaaaaCTGGATTTGCTGTTTGCTTATAAACGAAATATAAGGTGCGACTTATACATAGGCACCATCGAGATCATAGACCACAAagtattttcttctttttcagaTATTTAAACAAAGATGACGAATAACGAAACGAACACTCCAGCGCTATTACTATCTCCTTTGATTCTGACATCACTTGGTGTATACTTAACAATTGCAATAGTGATTGGTACTCTCGCAAATGGATCCGCTCTTTATGTCTTTTTCACCAACAAACAGCTTCGTTCGCCTACCAACATGTTTATCATAAGTTTGTTAATATGCGACTTCCTCATGTGTACAGTAGGAGCACCATTACCTGCAGCCTCAAATTTTGCACATAGATGGTTGTGGGGATGGTCGGGATGTGTGTTCCATGGATTTACTGTATATATACTAGGCTTGACTAATTTGTATATATTAACTGCCATTTCTGTGGACAGATACATTATAATAGCAAAGCCTCTTCAAGCTTCCAAAATAAACCACAGAGTTGTTGGTATATCAGTATTTTTATGTTACTTTTTTGGTTTTGTCTGGAGCTTTCTGCCTCTAGTTGGATGGAGTGAATATGTATTCGAAGGTGCGGGAACAGCCTGTGGTATATCATATGATTATAACAGTGCTTCAGCGTTTAGCTACAACATAGCTATATTTATAAACTGTTACTGGATACCAATCTTCATTATgatatattgttattattatgtCTTCATGACGGTGAGTGACTTCGTGAGTAGTTTCATGTTGTTCATAGTATGTACATATCATGATAAGGGACTCTCCTAGGAGTTctgttttccttttattttatttgttttttctttattaaaggtCATAACACAGGATCACATAATAAAAATTCACgttaaaatatatagtttaattACCGTATaacgggttattttcgcgggtgtaaaatttcgcgatttgtatttaataaggtatacgaaatattttggcatTTATTATTTTGCCGGATTCAAAATTTTTATCAATATCTTTGCATGTGCacatttaatttggttgaatttATTTTgacgattttgttctatccgcgaaaataagcgaaaatttacacccagCGAAAATAACCCTCTATACGGTATATTATATCTCTCTTGTTTTGACTGTCATGTGATGTATTTTTTAACGTTTGTATGTTCATATCCATATACAATGTAGTTTACTATTATATCTCATACTTTTTGCATGACATTTTCATGATCATATCGGATTGTCTACTATTATTTCCACTTGTTTACTGGTCATTTTGCATGTTTGTGAGTAGTTTCATGTCTTTCATCTCGTGTAGTATACTTTGGCATCATGTTAGATCATGTTCAGATATTGTTAACACTAGCAGGTTTATATATTGCATTTTACTATTACATTACACAGTTCTAAAAGTCATGTTAAATTTTATAACACACCATATTCGTTGCGTCTGGTAAAATCCTATTAAATCCCTTTTGTCTAAAGGTCGAAATATACTGAAAGTAATTACAAAACTTAATGTTTGATGAATATTTGACTGCTTCACGCCGCATCAACGTAAAAAGGCTATATTGCTTCTTTATTTTTGAgcaaaattcataaataaaatttaaagggAATCTCACATCAAGTAGGAGCAGTAGTAATTATTAATATTCCCTGAACGATActtatttggatatttttttatcattatcataTCGTCTGGGTAATAACCATTGTTTCGCTGTGGCGCATgaataaatttttgataaattttcatttACGATTATATGCCTGCATCTTAAAATGAGGTTTTCAACTCAAATTAACAAATTAACCACGTGTTTTCTCTGTTCtagttaaatgtttttaaatgttcattcTAGCTTGACAAGCATTTTGGTTTCAGATGCGTCAATTGAAGTTTATCAGCAACCAATAAATTCATGTCGTGCAATAAGATAAACAGTACCAATTTTTATTctgtaccagatgcgcatttcgacaaccAATATCTCTATAGTGTGGCTCGAGGCCACACTATTCGAAAATCCAAAGCCTATTCAAGATCACTCGTTTGTAGAAATAAAATtagattgaaatatttatttttagttgtCTGTACGTAAACCTTATTTGTTTCCCCGCTCTTTATGAGTAATTACAATTCAACACGACAGATACACTCGAATATACGTGTTTCGTATTAGAAATTGTATCATGCATGTGTAAATTATTGTGTAGCtatctttaatatattttgatttttgtagaatttataaattactGAATGTATTTTATTAAGTATAATAATTTAACTGAAACGTAACTCAACACGTAGCATTGTCGTGTAGGTATTCAATTTGAAACTTTGTTTGGAATTATTAGGATTTACGAGTCTTCGTTAGGTGTGTTGTATATGGACGTTGTTATTGAACAGTAACTGTAACTTGAAATCAGTAGACCAATTTAAAATTCTACGTTGTGAAAGATTTCTGTAACTGTGATAACATTCTGTCTTGCGAAACAAGATATGCTTTGAAACTTTCGGaacaaaatttttaatatttttgatttctgCATTTTTCTAACACCATACAACCAGAGTTTCCTGTAAAAAGGCTATGTCTTTTAAAGTATGATTCCAGgtattaaatttattcaaatattgtaaaatgATTTCCATCTTCAGTTCTTAGTTAGGAATGTTCTACATTTGAATTCCCCTTAGTGTTAAAACATTTAATGTACACCCTTGTCTTCATATTAATctaaaatttcataacattttcttttatttttatttcatgattCTCGAATATCGATTACATACAGTGACTTATAGCTGCTAATCTTcgacgtcaattggtctctgatgATAAGTtatctcatttgtaatcatatcagcatttttttttatccttttactAAGAATCTGTTTAAAATGGTTGTTTCTGAGAGACGGGTCTAAGAAGTATTTCACATATAATGTTTGACTAAGCAGATGATGTTTAGTCCAACATTAAGCAAGTTTTATGTCTGTCCGGATAAGAATAAGCTAAATTTCTAGAAGCTGCCAGTTTGACATTGAGCTGAACATGGATTAACATCGTTTAAAGAATTTCCTGAAAAGAAATCattttatcctgatttagagtaattcctcgtaatttgattggctgatattgtcctaataaatttcagtacaattttttatcacgtcaattggaattatctcccttatttattacgtcaattggaattatctgccttataccattgacctaataaaacaaaaacagttgAGTTGCTTTGtagtcataatattttttatttttcacagttttagatttaatatctaaaatatatttgttgatattgtccaaaaattgaatttgaatataataatatgtaatataacaaaatcaggataaattcgttacacagtgttcaattgtcctaatacggaatttatcgggtcaataaaattcatatcgggtttggcttcgcctcacccgatatgaattttattaacccgataaattctcgtattaggacaattgcacactgtgtaactaatagtgTCCTTCTTTGTTGTATACATATGTATGCaatgtattttatataaatatgcaggttttatttaaatatttatgtccTTTTTAATCTTCTGTGCCATGAAAGATTTACGTTAACCTTATTCATAATGAAAATCAAAGTAAGAGATGTGAACTTAAACAAATGTACTACTGCATGAAGGAAGCTTATCGAAagattaatacatgtaattttgTTATATAAGCAGTAGGTATTAGTATCAATACGAGATAAATATGAGACTTTTACAGTCATTAGAAGGAAATCGTATGTGTTAAACGTTATAACCTTTCATTTAATTGGTCAATATCTTCTTCGATAAGATTAATCATTTGAATTAATAACCTGTGAATTGATTGATGTAATGCGTTTCTAGTTATCTCTAAGAGAAaaacaacttcatcaaaaacttgagattttttctttcaaaaactatgaaaaatgaCTTTATAAGAATTTCAAATAAtgctttttaaaattatatttgataaaagTATGAAATGAGAAGAAGGGATTGGCGGgtaaaatatttattagcacTACATTGTTAAAACCAGATGATCCTAATAtctcacaaaaaaatcaaataaaggaggagcaaacatccttaaatctTCGTAAGGAGTTAAGCGTTGGCTTGTTTAATGGACAAATCGAGTGAACTCCAAAATTTCTATTTGAGTGTTATTTATAGGTGTGCCGATTTAATTAATGTTACACTTTATTAAATCAAT
This genomic window from Mytilus galloprovincialis chromosome 9, xbMytGall1.hap1.1, whole genome shotgun sequence contains:
- the LOC143045797 gene encoding visual pigment-like receptor peropsin isoform X1; this translates as MTNNETNTPALLLSPLILTSLGVYLTIAIVIGTLANGSALYVFFTNKQLRSPTNMFIISLLICDFLMCTVGAPLPAASNFAHRWLWGWSGCVFHGFTVYILGLTNLYILTAISVDRYIIIAKPLQASKINHRVVGISVFLCYFFGFVWSFLPLVGWSEYVFEGAGTACGISYDYNSASAFSYNIAIFINCYWIPIFIMIYCYYYVFMTVSDFIRSMARNTAFDRKSRIAKRNLRIEKKMAKTIALMIGVFMFAWTPYAVAAFWVAFGFGELPVIVSTSASMFAKSASVWNPLIYVYTNKQFRKAFYEKIPCSGFRSKLIKKEEEKEAESEESDIDDKSKTTGQKVTHLKVQHMRRGVTPINDDDDAGEITICEDIVADAITLDDDGKKEEIEIKDLCGSCQA
- the LOC143045797 gene encoding visual pigment-like receptor peropsin isoform X2 produces the protein MTNNETNTPALLLSPLILTSLGVYLTIAIVIGTLANGSALYVFFTNKQLRSPTNMFIISLLICDFLMCTVGAPLPAASNFAHRWLWGWSGCVFHGFTVYILGLTNLYILTAISVDRYIIIAKPLQASKINHRVVGISVFLCYFFGFVWSFLPLVGWSEYVFEGAGTACGISYDYNSASAFSYNIAIFINCYWIPIFIMIYCYYYVFMTIRSMARNTAFDRKSRIAKRNLRIEKKMAKTIALMIGVFMFAWTPYAVAAFWVAFGFGELPVIVSTSASMFAKSASVWNPLIYVYTNKQFRKAFYEKIPCSGFRSKLIKKEEEKEAESEESDIDDKSKTTGQKVTHLKVQHMRRGVTPINDDDDAGEITICEDIVADAITLDDDGKKEEIEIKDLCGSCQA